The Metarhizium brunneum chromosome 5, complete sequence sequence ACGGGAAAACCTAGCGTGTCTTCACATACAACGATAAGCTAGGATGGCTCTTGAACGTCATCGCCTGCCTGGGCATGATAGGTGCAGGCGTAGTTCTTCCTCTGATGGACGTTGTGTTTGGAAAGTTTGTCAATACGTTTAACAACTTCGTTACCGGCAAGTTGTCGCCCGATGGGTACATGGACGAAGTTGGCCACTTTACGTAGGTTGATTCGTGCCCTTTTTATGCCACCTGTACTAATAGGGTCTTTCGCACAGGTTGTACTTTGTATATCTCTTTATTGCCAAATTTTGCTTGACCTTCCTTTGGACGGTTAGTTTCGAGACGTATCGCTGCCTTGGGGCCCCGGCACTGACTGATACAGGGCCTCGTCAATATTACTGCCATCCGCACAACCAAGGAACTTCGAGTCGACTTTGTGCGACAGACTCTGCGCCAGGAGATCTCCTTTTTCGACAGCCCTTCCTCATCGGTATCTGGCCAAATCACCACCAACGGAAATCTCGTCAACAACGGCATATCAGAGAAGCTTGGACTCATCATCCAGGCTCTCTCTATGTTTGTGGCTGCCTTTGTCGTTGCGTTTATAGTACAATGGAAATTGACACTCATCACACTAGCCATTGTGCCATTCAATGCCATAGTCACACTGGGCTCCATCTATGTAGATGCATTGTACGAGTATAGGATGTTCGATATATACGCCGAATCGGGGTCgcttgctgaagaagctttTGCCACCATCCGCACCGCCCACGCGTTCTGGGCCTTCCCCAAGCTTACCATGAGATTTGACCGGATATTAGAGAGGGCTCGACAGAttggcaagaagaagtcTCTGGTCTATGCTATCATGTTTCCCATTGAGTTCTTTAGTGTCATTGCAGGATATGCGTTAGCCTTTTGGCAAGGAATGAGGATGTATTCTGATGGCGAGATTCAAAATCCGGGCACAGTCGTTACGTGAGTCTTGAAATATCCATTCTGGTCATAATCTATTGCTAACCTATTGAAGCGTGATTTTTGCCGTCCTGGTGGCAGCCCAAGCTCTCACGCAAATTGCACCACAGACAATTGCCATTTCGAAAGCAATGGCTGCGGCTCAAGACCTCTTCGCCATTATTGACCGACAATCCGCGATCGACTCTCTTTCAGAGGGCGGAGAGACCATCGAGAATTTCAAGGGTGATATTAAACTTCGCAAAGTGCGCTTTGCGTATCCCTCCCGTCCCGGTGTTCCGGTATTGCATGGATTAGACTTGGATATTCCATCGGATAAGACTACCGCGCTGGTGGGTGCCAGTGGTTCCGGAAAGAGTACAATATTTGGGTTGCTAGAGCGTTGGTATACCTACTCTGCGGGAACCATTACACTTGACAATTCCAAGCTAGAAGATCTCAACCTGCGCTGGTTAAGGACCAATATTCGACTCGTTCAACAGGAGCCTACTCTTTTCAGTGGCACCATTTACCAGAATGTTGTAGATGGTCTTACGGGCACGGACAAGGAGGGTTTGCCTGACGAAGTGCGAAAACCTCTTGTGATTGAGGCCTGTAAAGCGGCCTTTGCTCACGACTTTATTGAGGATCTGCCAAGGGGGTATGACACGTGGATTGGCGAGAGGGGCGCGTCGTTGTCGGGCGGCCAGAAGCAGCGTATTGTCATTGCCCGCAGTATCATCTCCAACCCCAAGGTGCTCTTATTAGACGAGGCTACTAGTGCTCTCGACCCAAATGCCGAGAAAATTGTCCAGGCTGCACTGAACAATGTTGCCAAGGGCCGGACCATGGTTATTATTGCCCATCGATTATCGACGATTCGTGATGCGGATAACATTATCGTCATGTCCAAAGGCGAAACTGTCGAAAACGGAACACACTCAGAATTGATTGAAAGGGCAGGAGCGTATGCTCGGCTTGTTCGAGCCCAAGACCTGGGAAAGACGTCTGACTCTATGGGAGATGAGCCTGAGCATGACAAGGATGCGCGGGTAGTCGGCATGGAAAAAGAGCTCACAcgggcctcgacgacgggtACGATGCATGAGGAGACGAGGGCCAGAGGGAAGCATTACGGCCTACTACACGGACTAATATTAGTTCTTAAAGAGCAAAGGACTCTGTGGTGGCCGACGTTTGTTATTTTTCTGACCTGTGTTGCTGGAGGTAAACTATCCCCATTCAGTGCTTCGGCCTTCTCATGCTAATGTTCTTCTATAGGCGGTACCTATCCGGCActtgccgtcttgttctCCAAGACGATGGAAGCTTTTGAAACGATTGACGTTGACAAGTGCAACTTTTTTGCTCTCATGTTCTTCGTTGTGGCCTTGGGAAACCTCGTGCTATATGCTGTTGCTGGGTGGTTGTCCAACATTGTTGCGCAGACTACCATGAAGTTTTACCGCGGCGAAATCTTCAACAACACGCTCCGTCAAGACATGCCATTCTTTGACAAACCCGAAAACGGAACAGGGGCTCTCGTGTCACGGTTGACATCAGAGCCCACCAGCCTCCAGGAGCTATTGTCAATGAACATCTCTCTCTTGGTCATCTGCATCGTAAACCTCGTGGCTAGTTGCATCCTCGCCATTATATCAGGCTGGAAGTTGGGATTGGTTCTGACCTTTGGAGCTCTTCCATTCATCGTGGGTTCGGGATATATGCGGATCCGACTAGAGTTCAAGTTTGAAGAAGACACCGTTGAGCGCTTCGCCAAGAGCAGCGCTGTGGCAGCTGAAGCAGTCATGGGGATCAGGACAGTCTCATCCCTTGCGCTCGAACGAGCCGTGATTGAGAGATACCGAGAGAAATTACAAGGTATTGCGCGCCATGCtattggcagccttggctaTAAAATGTTCTTCTATGCACTCAGCCAGTCTGTGTCCATGCTTGCCATGGGCCTGGGGTTCTGGTATGGCGGCAAGCTTGTGTCGACGGGCGAATACACGTCTGGTCAGTTTTATGTTATTTTTATCGCGATTGTCTTCTCAGGCGAGGCTGCCGCTATGCTATTCCAGTATACGACAAGCATTACCAAGGCCGGGACCGCCATCAATTATATTTTCCGGCTCCGTCGGGACCGAATTCtctttgatgatggcgatggcgactGGCAACCCGAGGGTAATGGCACCATTGCCGAAAAGGAACTCGGTGGAAAGGGCACGGAAATGATCTTTGACAAAGTCCAGTTCTCGTATCCCTTACGGCCGAAGCAAAAGGTCCTCCGCGGCGTTGACGTGGCCATCAGGCCGGGCAAAATGGTGGCCTTTGTAGGGGCCTCTGGCTGTGGAAAGTCCACCATGATAGCGCTCCTGCAACGCTTTTACGATCCGACAAGCGGCGAGCTCCGTGCCAACGGTCGAGATGTGAAGAGCCTCAATCGGTGCAGGTACCGTCGCGACATGGCACTTGTTCAGCAAGAACCCGTGCTCTACCAGGGGTCCATACGAGAAAATATCTCGCTGGGCATTGAAAAGGGCAATCCGTCAGAAGCACAAATCATTGAGGCTTGCAAGAGCGCCAATGTATGGGACTTTGTCTCGTCCTTGCCAGAAGGCCTTGATACGGCATGCGGCAACCAGGGTCTGTCGCTGTCGGGTGGCCAACGCCAGCGGATTGCCATTGCACGAGCCTTGATTCGCAGGCCCCGATTACTGttgctcgacgaggccacAAGTGCCCTGGACACTGAATCGGAAAAGGTTGTGAAGGAGGCGTTGGATCGTGCGGCCGAGGGCAGAACGACTATTGCAGTTGCCCATCGACTAAGCACGATTCGCGATGCCGATGTGATTGCCGTGTTTGCCAAGGGGAATATAGTGGAATTGGGGACTCACGACGAACTGGTGGATAAGAAGGGCATGTACTATGAGATGGTGCTGGGGCAGTCGTTGGATCGGGAGTCTTGATAGGCTTGTGGCACAATGTATACTATTATAGACGGGTTGTAAGCGGCCAACTTGTGTTTGGAAGGAGGCGTCGAGTGTATCCCCGGCGGATACTACGCCATGTATGGCGCTTGGTCTGTATCGTTGCTTCTTCGCGACGAGGTCACTACTCCGTGTACATTGGAAACGAAAATACCAACACTACTCCTCACAAACGTTGCGTTGCTAGCAGCTGATTCCGAGTAGGATGAGGCCGTGCCAGAGAGGATATTGGCTTGTTATGTGTTCCTTTACTGATTCAGAATCGAGCGAAGGCAGCCGATTTGGAAACACGTCGGTTGGTGTAGTCCACCAACACATTTGCAACTCTCTAAAGGTACACCGCCCGACCACTCCGCTGTATTCGAATGCGTCTGGCCCTGGCGGTTGAGCGCGAGGCTTGCCAAGCCCGAGGCAAGGTGAAGTTTCATGTAGTAGCGTTATCAGCATCGGTGTCAGTGGGTGTCAAAGGCTACGCACAGATAGAGAGAGTGAGTCAAGATGTGCATACACGCTTAGAGGGGAAGCCAACGAGACAAGTGGCTTGAAGCGTTCACTGCGGCGTTGCAATTGAATGGTATAGAGTCTGAGATATGTCCCTTGGCCTTGCAGTTTGCAGTCACAAGTATTTGATTGTTGAGTGCTGCCGAAGGGATCGAACACTTAGAAGCCCTCACTCTGCATCGAAAGTAAATTCTTGGATGCTTTGCGACGGGGATGTACCATGTCTCTTGTCGGGTAGGAGCATGTCGGCTTGGTGACGATATTACCCGGCTAGATCGTAGCAGTTGATTAGCTTTGAGTTGAAAATAGTAGATAAGCTTCTGTTGAGTCAACGAGGCGATAATTGAAGGCCCGAAGGCACGAATCACgatatttgctttttctaGGGTCTTGTTCAAGATGAGGACTAGGATGAGACCCGGGGTCATCACAGGGGTTTTCAGGGGCTCCAACAGGGTATTAAAGGGTCAGTCAATTTCCCGGGTTTTCAGTGCCTGTATTCGGGTCGTTCAGACACCACTAATGTTATCTTTTTGCTCATGAATGCGCCTCAATCCACTTTGTAAATTGCTGTTGAAAACTCAACAGCTTCACGGCTTTCCCTGCCGGAATGTCCGGGAAGGAATGTCGCGTGGTAACACAAGTTGAATACGACGTGATTCAAGGGCAGATGGAGAAACCAGGCGACACGATGAAAGACGAACTGTACATCTGGCAGAGTCTCTTCTCAGAGACCGCGCGCCCGTGACGCCCGTGACGCCCGTGGTGCAGTCTATACAAGACGTGGTCCGTCCCGTCCTTGTTTTCGGAACACCATTTATTTGTAACGTTGTCTTCACTTTGCGCACACTATTACTGGAAATCACCATGATTCCATTTAGATTCGATGATGCATCGCCAGCATAGGCCCGGTTACCCGGAAAACCCAAAGCGCTATACCTCGCGGTGGCTAACTGGGTGCTTGGCTGGGGGTTTGAATAACTTTGGGAGTTGAAATGCTTATCGCATGATTCAAGTGCCCAAGTCCTAAGAAAGATGCCTCTGTGAATCTGTGAATTCAACTGTGTCAATGACATGTCTTTGTACAGGAAATTTTACCTCCCATTGCAACCGTTATTGGCAGAGTGATGATGTATCAAAAGATAATTGCCAACTGCGTACTAAGCTGTTACTTCATAACTGTCCCCCAGACGTTTCATGACTCATGAGCAAGAGGCAAACTCAACCAGGGTGCGCCAATCAGAATCAGGTgctggaaaaaaaaagaatcaaACGGCACAAACACGGCATCAGGCAGATTATAAACAAAAAAGGTACGTAGCTAAAGTAAAATACTTGGCTTGATATAAATGACTATTCCTGGAATATGTGCTATAAGAAACGCTTTCCATCCCCCACAACAGCGACAACCGGTATGTGACTAAAATCCTCATcgactacatatgtactgaTGCAGTTTTCTTTCGACCATGCTACAGGCCATCCCGCGATTGAAGAGACAGACCAACCTGGACGACCCTCATGGTCCGCTCCGCCGCAGAGGTGAGCAGGCTCGCCGTCTGCTGTATAGCATCGTCCAAGCTCAGCGGAGAGTCTAGGATACTCGAAAAGGCCGAGAACCCATCCTCATAGACGCTATTTGCGCCCGTGCTAATTGTGCCCACCAAGGCAATCACACATGCCCCCTGCGCCCTCGCTTTCCGCGCAACTTCGCCCGTCATCTTCCCCTTTGTGGACTGGGAGTCGAGCGCGCCCTCGGCCGTAAAGACAATGTCCCAGCGAGAGTCGAGCGTCTGCTGCAGCTGGAAATATTCATCGATGGCAGCCACTCGCGGCCGGAGACGGGCGCCGAGCAGAAGgaggccggcgccgaggccgccggaCGCGCCACCACCGGGGGCGCTCGACATGTCGTATCCGAGGAGGGGGGCTGCCACACGGGCAAGATTGTCCATGGCTCGCGACAAGACGTTCACCTGGGCGGGTGTTGCGCCCTTTTGCGGCCCGTAGACGCGGGCGacgccgttgctgccgcaGAGGATGTTCTTGATGTTGCACACGGCTTCCATCTCGATGGCCTGCCCGCCTTTACACGGCGTGTGTGAGCATCGGGAGGTCCGTTTCCGGTTCTCGGTAGGGAAGGTGCTTACCTGAGCGGGAATCGAGGAGGCGCGGATGAAGGCCGTCTAGGCAGATGCTGCGCAGGTGTATCAGAGAGCCGCCGCCCGCGGCCGTGGGCAACTCTTGATCGTTGTCGTCGAGCAGCCGGGCCCCGAGCGCCTGGAGcatgccggcgccgccgtccgaGGTGCCGGAGTCTCCGCACCCGATGATGATTTTGGTGCAGCCCTCGTCGAGAGCGGCGGCTATGAGCTGGCCGACGCCGTATGACGTCGTGGCCGTCGGGTCCCGGCAGTCTCGGCGGACGAGCCGCAAGCCGGCTGCGCTCGCCATGTCCAGGACGGCGGTGCGCTTGTCCTCGCCGATGACGCCGTAGTGCGAGGGAATGGGCGTCTTGTGCGGTCCCAGCACCGTCATGGGACGAATTTCGCCCcccttggcggcgacgagggcgttgCAGAAGCCTTCGCCGCCATCGTGGACGGGCATCCGGCGGACAATGGACGTTGCGTTGTCCAGTACTCGCCTGATGCCCTTTTCGAtgcaggcggcggcttcgtcTGGCTCGAGGCTTTCTTTAAAGCCCGAGGGTGCAATGAGGATGCGAAGAGGCTTCATGGTGGCCATTTGATTGTGCTGAACTCCGATGCGTGGGAAACTGACCGGGACATGATCTACATTCAGGGGCCGCATAACACAGATATATACATGGAAATTAGGCCACGTCTCAGCGTGATGCCATGGACCCGGATGGGAAGAGAGACGGCGCCGTACCGACTCTGCCACCGCCATGTGCATTGATGACGAAATCTGGCATCTACACGGTGTTCCTGGCCTGCTTGTGCACGTTTATTTCCAGCTTCAACCGGATGTGCGGAACAGGGAAACTAGAGACTGTATCGCCACGACGGGATACGGCCCCGACTTCAGGCGCAGCGCTTGCTGTCTACAAGGCAGATTGTCGAGGCTGTGACAAGGTGTCTCTGATGGCTTGCAAAGCACGCATGAATACTTGCCAGATTAGATTCAACTTGGTGATGGATATCCACACCCGTGGGCCGTTGGTGTGTtgcaatacatacatgaaCGTGTTTCCGTGGACGGGCCTTAATCAAGTCCTCTGGCAGTGCAGCATCTCGGCGTTGAAAATGGACTGATTTAGAACACGTTGGAGCGCTAGCAAGTCCACAAGACGCCAATTTCCCGACCCAATGCGGCATTATAGGGGTAAGGGTATAGTAGTGAGGTCTGATGGTGTTATCTGCAAAGTTTGGCCCGGACAAAAGAACTTGTTGTTTTGGGCCGTGACGCTCTCGAGCCCTGATCCTGGCCCCGGGTCGAAAAAACATGGAGTGGTGACGGCCAGGAAAATTTCGAGCCCACGAATGAACTGCCTGTTGATGGGTATAGACGGCATCCATTAATGATTCTCATCATATAACTACATGTATGACATGACGACGCTGGGTATACTCTAGAGCATCTCTGGCATGGCCCAGTTTCGCATCGACTGAGGTTTAATTTTGGCCGCATGAGGAAAGCGGCTTGGCCCAGCTGCGCCGTACCGAGTCCCCGTACTGGACTAAAGATAGAAACCGCAGCAGGACGTCGGATCGGATCATGATCGGAGGTTGGCCGGGACGTTGCATCctgtgctgctgctggacgcACCgcaccgtcatggccatccatcccatccTATCCCGTCTGGGGAACCGCGAGCGTCGAGCGTCGAGCGTCGAGCGTGTGGACGTGTGGTCTGGTTAAAGTTGGGCCCGGCCTCGATGACCACGCGACCACTTGCCTGATGCAGCCGGGAATATCATGTTTGCGTTGTGGCGCAAGGGCCGATCGCCGCGTCACTCATGCAGcttctctccttctccaCGGCGACTCCACGTCGTCGCGGAGCCAGGGACCCAGTCAACAAGCATAAAGATAGTCCTAAAGATAAAGCCCCGTgagctggttggctggcccCGTCCAACGATGCCATGGAATGGTGCGCCGAGCCGGTTTGAGGCCATTTTGCGCTGCCTCGGACAGGACGGGCCAAAAATATCTCCCCCAGCCCCAGGCCAAGTGTGCCTTGCAGGGCTGAACTCTCCCGCAGCCCGCTTCGACATGTGTTGAAACTTTGCAAACCAGCATCCTTTGCGTTTTGGAATTCCAAAAATACCAGCGCCGGCGGACGGTGAACttccggccatggcggctgttATAATCCTGCGACGCGGCGTCGACGTTTCGTCCGagccagccatgttggcaaGTCACACCGCTCCCTTTGCTTCCCTAACCTCCAAAATAGAGTGCCTTGATCGACATGAAGCGCGGCTCGTGCCCCCCGTCGCCTCCTGTTCCCCTGCTGAGCGCCTACGCGTGCGACATGGCCGCGTCGGACTCGGCATCGCATGACGTCGAGGCCTACCACGCCGCCGGGCCCGACTTCAAGCTCGACACTGACGATCCCATCGTGGTGTCGTGGGACGGGCCGCACGATCCGGAAAACCCCAAGAACTGGAAGGCAGGCCGCAAATGGGGCATCACCATTCTGGTCTCGTGCTTCACCTTCATCTCGCCCTTCTCGTCGACCA is a genomic window containing:
- the abcE gene encoding ABC multidrug transporter E, whose translation is MGVEQKEAAKVASPLPGNSRESTTTTPEEADQPDVKPNKQASGSSSFTSFLRVFTYNDKLGWLLNVIACLGMIGAGVVLPLMDVVFGKFVNTFNNFVTGKLSPDGYMDEVGHFTLYFVYLFIAKFCLTFLWTGLVNITAIRTTKELRVDFVRQTLRQEISFFDSPSSSVSGQITTNGNLVNNGISEKLGLIIQALSMFVAAFVVAFIVQWKLTLITLAIVPFNAIVTLGSIYVDALYEYRMFDIYAESGSLAEEAFATIRTAHAFWAFPKLTMRFDRILERARQIGKKKSLVYAIMFPIEFFSVIAGYALAFWQGMRMYSDGEIQNPGTVVTVIFAVLVAAQALTQIAPQTIAISKAMAAAQDLFAIIDRQSAIDSLSEGGETIENFKGDIKLRKVRFAYPSRPGVPVLHGLDLDIPSDKTTALVGASGSGKSTIFGLLERWYTYSAGTITLDNSKLEDLNLRWLRTNIRLVQQEPTLFSGTIYQNVVDGLTGTDKEGLPDEVRKPLVIEACKAAFAHDFIEDLPRGYDTWIGERGASLSGGQKQRIVIARSIISNPKVLLLDEATSALDPNAEKIVQAALNNVAKGRTMVIIAHRLSTIRDADNIIVMSKGETVENGTHSELIERAGAYARLVRAQDLGKTSDSMGDEPEHDKDARVVGMEKELTRASTTEQRTLWWPTFVIFLTCVAGGGTYPALAVLFSKTMEAFETIDVDKCNFFALMFFVVALGNLVLYAVAGWLSNIVAQTTMKFYRGEIFNNTLRQDMPFFDKPENGTGALVSRLTSEPTSLQELLSMNISLLVICIVNLVASCILAIISGWKLGLVLTFGALPFIVGSGYMRIRLEFKFEEDTVERFAKSSAVAAEAVMGIRTVSSLALERAVIERYREKLQGIARHAIGSLGYKMFFYALSQSVSMLAMGLGFWYGGKLVSTGEYTSGQFYVIFIAIVFSGEAAAMLFQYTTSITKAGTAINYIFRLRRDRILFDDGDGDWQPEGNGTIAEKELGGKGTEMIFDKVQFSYPLRPKQKVLRGVDVAIRPGKMVAFVGASGCGKSTMIALLQRFYDPTSGELRANGRDVKSLNRCRYRRDMALVQQEPVLYQGSIRENISLGIEKGNPSEAQIIEACKSANVWDFVSSLPEGLDTACGNQGLSLSGGQRQRIAIARALIRRPRLLLLDEATSALDTESEKVVKEALDRAAEGRTTIAVAHRLSTIRDADVIAVFAKGNIVELGTHDELVDKKGMYYEMVLGQSLDRES
- the glxK gene encoding Glycerate kinase yields the protein MKPLRILIAPSGFKESLEPDEAAACIEKGIRRVLDNATSIVRRMPVHDGGEGFCNALVAAKGGEIRPMTVLGPHKTPIPSHYGVIGEDKRTAVLDMASAAGLRLVRRDCRDPTATTSYGVGQLIAAALDEGCTKIIIGCGDSGTSDGGAGMLQALGARLLDDNDQELPTAAGGGSLIHLRSICLDGLHPRLLDSRSGGQAIEMEAVCNIKNILCGSNGVARVYGPQKGATPAQVNVLSRAMDNLARVAAPLLGYDMSSAPGGGASGGLGAGLLLLGARLRPRVAAIDEYFQLQQTLDSRWDIVFTAEGALDSQSTKGKMTGEVARKARAQGACVIALVGTISTGANSVYEDGFSAFSSILDSPLSLDDAIQQTASLLTSAAERTMRVVQVGLSLQSRDGL